From the Lathyrus oleraceus cultivar Zhongwan6 chromosome 3, CAAS_Psat_ZW6_1.0, whole genome shotgun sequence genome, the window TCCAATCCGATTTTTCATTAACGgaccaaacacatagaaataaatTGTCACTATGTAAGAGATAACCTACTGTCACTATATAATTACTCATTGTATTCATTAGTCATAATTTTATTGTGATTGAACATCGGTTCGAAAGCAGTACTAAAGAAAAGCCTAAAAGTGATCAATGGATACATGACTATAAATTAATCAGAAGCAAGATTCAGCAATCTCAAAATCCACAAGATAACTCTCCTGGATTGAAAGTAGACATTTTGTCAAGGTTTCTAGAATTGAATGAAACAGATTCATAGTGCCTTAAATGAAACAGATTCATAGTGCCTTAAAGACATTATTTTGAGTTTTATCATGAAAATGGGCGTACATGAAATTTTTTCTATATGCTTAGCTTCTTCATGTCGCATTAAACCCTGAATACCAAAAAGGATCAAAATACAAACCAATAGAAGAAATAAGAGGAACTCCTCCAGCCTCTATGAATCTAATCCTCACAACTCGAGCCTTCACAACATCTCCATCAAGCCTATGAAGCCTCTTGTAACCAACTGTTGTCCCTTGAATTATTAATCTACCATCCACATAAATTTCATAGCTTTTGATCCTTTGACCAAAACCAATTGCTTCTTGTATTCTAATCACATTAAATCTTAAATCTCCATCATTGCCCCAAATTTCAACCCAATGATCCTCCTTTTCCTTATCATCTTCCCGCGGGGCCCAGTATGACCCCAAATGATCGCTGTCCAACATGTTCTCTGGTCCAAACCCTCCTTCTTTTCCTCCTCTTTGGCTACTAACTTTAACATAACAACCTTCAGCTATGTTGTTATGAAAAATTGTATTAATTGCAGTTCTAAATTCTTTTAATCTATGAGCATCATTTTCAGATATAAGACCAGTTGTGTTAGGCGGTATATTAAGAATCAACACGCAATTTCTCCCAACTGATGTGTAATAAATGTCAAGTAGCTCACTTAGTTTTTTTGGTGATTCTGATTTATGCCAAAACCATCCTCGACGAATTGAAACGTCGCATTCTGCTGGTAGCCAATCTGTCCCTCTTGGATCACCAGTATTCAGATACCTGCATTTTTAACTCTAACGTTGAAACATTGCATGCTTTTACTCAAAAAAGAAACAGAAAAAATAGCACTTACTGCTTTATGTCTGGACTTCCAATTGTAAGAGAACTTCGATTAATGGTCGACCAACACGTGTCCCCCGCAATCCCTTTCTCATTTCCTACCCATCTAACATCAGATCCAGCATCTGAGAAAATATTGATAGAACTTTGCAACTCCTTCACCATAGAAAACCAATCTGAAAAATAATACGACACATTTTGTGCCTCTGGATCTTTGAATCCATCAAACCAAATTTCCCTTACATTTGGATATCTAAAAAATATACATCATGATGTTAATTTCCAAAATGGATCCGCATGATATGCAGTAAAAACTACGTGCAGAACTGAAATCGGCTCATTTCAAACCATTTGATCTCATGCAGTTAGAAAATGAGTCGACAGCAGTCCTGCATGCAGATCAAAACATTCAGTTAACGTGTCAAATCAAACAATGCAATTAGAATTTAGAATATACAAAAGAGAGATTTGAAACTCACTTTTTAAGAAGTTCTTGCAATTGAGCTAAATAATATTCATTGTAAAGCAAATCATGACCATATCTAGAATCATGTCTATCCCAAGGTGAAAGATAGAACCCAACATCAATTCCTTTATGAGTAGCTGCATTCACAAACTCTTGAACAACATCACCTTTACCATTTTGCCAAGTGCTACTAATGACAGAATGTTTGGTGTACTTAGAAGGCCATAGACAAAATCCATCATGATGTTTTGCAGTTAATATCATCAATGACATTCCTGCTTCTTCTGCCACACTGGCCCATTGGGTTGTGTTGAGCCCGATTGGATTGAATATTGATGGATTTTCATGGCCTGTACCATGTTCTCTGTCACTGAATGTGTTGACGCCAAAATGAAGGAACATTATGATTTCTCTCTGTTGCCATTTTAGCTGTGAGTATGTTGGGAGAGGGAGAATTGGTAATGGCGGAGTTGGTACTTGTTCTAGTAAAGAACTGCATAGATTGTTTAGTTGTAGTAATAGTGTGATAAATAAGAAAAAAGAACAATTAAATTTAGCCATGATGCTGTTGAATCAAGAttgttcttgttttttttttttaaggaTTGAGGAATAGAAGCAAGGGTTGAAAAATGTTGTGAATGGAATTAATACAAAAGAAAAGTGTGAAGATATAATTATCTTGTGTGTTGTGTTTGATTGATATTTGTCTTATTGTCATCATCATAGTGCATAATGCATGACAACTTTATAATTGTTTGCATGTTTAGGTTTCTGACCGCGTGTCTTTGGGCTAATTTTATCTGTTCGATCAATTAGGTACACCAAGTTCTGCCACGTGtgatgttttttttttattttagttgaTATGAAATTTTATTTGAACTTCTTTTTCAAGATGTTCCAAGAGTCCTTACTACGACAAAACAATATATATTTCGACACTTATTCTTTAAAGAAGAATTTAATCTATTATGCTATTCCTCCCATGTTCAACTAATTTAGTGTAATTGACAGCCGTTGTGACAAATAATCAAGTTTTAGTTGATTTCTTTCTTTCAATTTACCTTTTGTTTAATATGCTATTCATTTTAGAGACATTTTAAATTATACAAATTGAACTGTAAAAATGAAAAGATCAAAGTTAATTTTACCTCTCTCTATGTAGCAGTAATATTAGCATGAACAGTGAGATCTTTGTTTCTTAGAACCATGTTACAACAACTTACAACTACTTCATCCTTTCCAACAATTAATGCACCAAATAGGCGTCCATAGCCACATTTATATGCTTCTTCAACATGTGCATAGGTACGTTTTTTTTGGTCGTCAAGGAAACATATATtggtttttttacaaaaataacccacttttttaaggaaattcccaaaatatccttagtttcaaaaaaattcgcaaactaccccacttttaggaggagtcgccaattgaattggagactcctcttaaaacttgaatggaggcgccaattggattggctagggcaggtgccctagccaatccaattggcgcccctgtgtagggtttaagaggagtcgccaattcaattggagactcctcctaaaatgcaatttttttgttataaatagatactatcataccccaaaatttgcccgttaatcttgcaagacattttttaaggcactccaactcatttttcaaaatattgatcttaaaggaacaaagactcagcacacaggtggccaaatccagaaaatgacttaaactggcttgcctgctaggcgagcaaaatccttcgcctagcgaactcttcgctgcaccactcgcctagcgaagcttgcgaataccagaaattttgggcttcattctgagcccattaggtcacaaaaaaccattataaataccaagacctcattcagaaaaagggagagagagacagagagagacGGAGGCAGACGGGAACAGACCGACGGAGACGAAAACCCACACCGACAGCAAACCCgggaggctaaccaagagaattcagagcaaccctaaaggaaaccctgaaggaaactcatctgcataaaggttacctccgcccaactcaatccggcaccaaccctaagagtgatctgccaattcaacgttgcaattcaattgcaaacaggtttgcactaccactaccgctttatgtttccaatttacatgtggtattatgattgaatttataaatatatcttaggttttgcatgtggatttaagtacgcatggatatcttgaatgtttaaccatgtaatttctataatgaatgccatagggtttggagcttgctgaaatcaTACTGTTgtgaaattcaaaacccgcagccgttcgctagcacatcgctaagcgaacatgtagcgagtgttcgccaagccctcgctaggcgaggcagcagtgaacatgacagtcgctgatttttctgttctgatctttgctcatctgacgTGTTTTATTATAAtcatgcattgtttatctgacactattactgttgtaattccttttgtttggtgcaactcttgattgcaccctgagtcggtattctgacctgtttgctgaattttgtaaggactcacatacttccggaaaaggtagcttgctggggattccactttatttgtgggatacccttgtggagatttatcctaattacctaactgattataaaatattgcctttgaatatgtgattTTGGCCCTCTCTTCattgccttacggtattacggtattacgatcatgtcccgcgaatgtggggatacacttagaaaagacccttcgattaaatcatcatgtccctataagataaatcatagtccctcggatattgcctgcgaatatatgactttgtccctcgatggcccgtcgttgtagcctacggttaaatgatgatcgtcccttcgaatgctaaggtatccttacgaatgttgccttcaatgaccaatcgatgaccctacgatgtctctttacatccaaaggataaaactacttacttctcaatagtaaggacagttttaccctcataaggataggaaatgcccataaagaccttgggtaggtataactcttaaatgctgactcacaacttaaaatatttttcacacctcacactttgcaaaacatctactagaaaatcaccacttggtatacattcatactagaatcattgccaagttatatttttctaaacagctttcaaaattaaacgagataaatactttgtatacattcgtacaagaatcattacaaagttaaactctcttttcaaaacattttctaagcagttcacaaacactttttcagacgagaaaaacataagtgatcaagcaattaagagcccatggataaccatggatacaaagggtgctaacaccttccctttgtataatgtacctcccgaacccaaaatctaatcaaggtctttcctgttcttttccgcctttccttattggataaaagaaaagtcggtggcgactcttgctatccgcggcattttctttccaaagcaaaacccaaaaagtcagttcaccgtatgacagaactggcgactctgctggggacccttaaaaaagaggttgccttaaaaaaaaaaaagatcacttatttgaattgtctgatttacttttaaagggattgcttgggtactttatgcttgagtgaaagatcctacacccggatctagtgtaccttaggtaagtagcaagagatcatcgcgactatccggcgtatactggaatggttaaaatgatggctacggttaatgtgacactttggatgtcctgatgttcctcatgtttacttgaggaaaaatttggcgtctgcgtggtgtcatcaaagcattaaccagacctttagaaccctaattgactcatcctagccattagaaagtagtgagataactgacttcggttccgactggggttggttgatactcgatactacactctttgagattggactttagggaaattttggtcaaccgtttggtgttgcactgaagtggacttaaggaaagatcgatgatttgagatccttctagaacccggttactattctaggacaggtggaaccaaccaaacttcagtggggagggtacttacctatggaactcatgcaagccttaaaacctaggaatgattgtggtgtggcttgtttgtgtttgttatttacttaacgtcatgacatcataacatcataacatcataacatcatgacatcatggcattgtactaaccatttcaaggacttagggatttaactttgctctgtttaatagggctatggcttccaggaagactatccggatcaatcttgtaacgatctctcctcaactcaaggatttagtgtcagaacttcccgatcatgctcagttcatcaagaagcatggttctctcctcaatttagttaccaccggtttcaaggaagatatgatgagagttctattccagttcttcgatcccaaacatcattgcttcaccttcccagattatcagttggtacccacattagaagaattttccaggctgcttgggatacctatccttgatcaaacacctttcagtggcttagaaaagattccgaagtctgaagaagttgccgcggctttacacatgacaaagtccgacattgaagctaattgggtaacaagaagtggagttaagggtttactggccaaatttctgataaataaggcccgagaattcctaaaagttatgaatgtccatgctttcgaagatgttctagaactactaatctatggtttggtgctatttcctaacccggatcaattcatagacgTGAATGCGGTTAGGATATTTCTCgctcataaccctgtgcctaccttgcttggagacattttgcattcccttcacactcgtactatgaaaaggcaagggactctcatgtgctgcgtacctttattatccaggtggtttatttcgcaccttcctcaatcagtcttgaagaatgagcgAAATTTGAAATGGTCgcaaaggataatgtcgctctcacattcagacatccattggtgtcctcaacccaaagaaaatgttatcatcattgaccgttgtggggaattctctaacgtaccactcctggggataagaggaggtattacttataatccagctttagccctacgtcagtttggttatgctcgaagagagggtccgcatgaaataattattcaaggcactgtgtttgactatgacaacgactctcaaggtc encodes:
- the LOC127126019 gene encoding alpha-L-fucosidase 1 produces the protein MAKFNCSFFLFITLLLQLNNLCSSLLEQVPTPPLPILPLPTYSQLKWQQREIIMFLHFGVNTFSDREHGTGHENPSIFNPIGLNTTQWASVAEEAGMSLMILTAKHHDGFCLWPSKYTKHSVISSTWQNGKGDVVQEFVNAATHKGIDVGFYLSPWDRHDSRYGHDLLYNEYYLAQLQELLKKYPNVREIWFDGFKDPEAQNVSYYFSDWFSMVKELQSSINIFSDAGSDVRWVGNEKGIAGDTCWSTINRSSLTIGSPDIKQYLNTGDPRGTDWLPAECDVSIRRGWFWHKSESPKKLSELLDIYYTSVGRNCVLILNIPPNTTGLISENDAHRLKEFRTAINTIFHNNIAEGCYVKVSSQRGGKEGGFGPENMLDSDHLGSYWAPREDDKEKEDHWVEIWGNDGDLRFNVIRIQEAIGFGQRIKSYEIYVDGRLIIQGTTVGYKRLHRLDGDVVKARVVRIRFIEAGGVPLISSIGLYFDPFWYSGFNAT